The Arachis duranensis cultivar V14167 chromosome 2, aradu.V14167.gnm2.J7QH, whole genome shotgun sequence genome has a window encoding:
- the LOC107475627 gene encoding anthocyanidin 3-O-glucosyltransferase 5-like, with product MKPDLFNIIHVIHLPPIDVPTNTNTGTKLAIIMRELIPHLCHELSTMTSPKPTILITDLFGSLVMPIAEKFNMSKFVFFSSSAWNVALALHTPTLDEVVEGEYRDQKQCIQIPGCNPIRPCDLFTPMLDRNDQLYHEYLQICEQIRKVDGIFVNTFHELEAKTIAALRSGTISKIPVYPIGPLIREAKKQNCDDENRNYVIDWLDKQEEESVIYVSFGSGYTMSHEQVKELALGLELSGKKFVWSLTSPSTKAGDDHYLTAGEDVESNGVPKSQASISVFPDEFYRMEGKGLMVMDWAPQLEILKHSSTGGFLSHCGWNSVLESVSCGVPIVAWPLFADQMMNAEIIAKDIGIGVRLNVTQSANVVGSEEIAKTICKIMDKEDIEGCAMRKRVKELKHIAEKAWSQDGPSFCEMSQMTNAFVRISQSVRHMGCDQ from the coding sequence atgaagcCTGACCTCTTTAACATCATTCATGTCATTCATCTCCCACCTATTGATGTTCCTACTAATACAAACACAGGAACAAAGCTAGCAATCATAATGAGAGAATTAATCCCACATCTTTGTCATGAACTCTCCACCATGACATCACCAAAACCAACCATTCTCATCACAGACCTATTTGGATCACTAGTGATGCCTATTGCTGAAAAATTCAACATGTCAAAGTTTGTTTTTTTCAGTTCTAGTGCTTGGAATGTTGCACTTGCACTTCACACCCCAACATTAGATGAAGTAGTGGAAGGTGAGTACAGAGATCAAAAGCAGTGTATCCAAATTCCTGGTTGCAACCCCATAAGACCTTGTGATTTGTTCACACCAATGCTTGATAGGAATGATCAATTGTATCATGAATATCTCCAAATTTGTGAGCAGATAAGAAAGGTTGATGGGATTTTTGTGAACACTTTTCATGAGCTAGAGGCTAAGACAATTGCAGCACTAAGAAGTGGAACAATATCTAAGATACCAGTTTATCCAATTGGGCCATTGATTAGGGAAGCTAAGAAGCAAAATTGTGATGATGAAAATAGAAATTATGTTATTGATTGGTTAGACAAGCAAGAAGAAGAGTCAGTGATATATGTATCATTTGGTAGTGGATACACAATGTCACACGAACAAGTCAAAGAGTTGGCTTTGGGGTTGGAGCTAAGTGGGAAGAAATTTGTTTGGTCTTTAACATCACCATCTACAAAAGCAGGGGATGATCATTATCTCACGGCAGGCGAGGATGTCGAATCGAATGGCGTCCCTAAATCTCAAGCATCAATCAGTGTTTTCCCAGATGAATTCTACAGGATGGAAGGCAAGGGATTGATGGTAATGGATTGGGCACCACAACTGGAGATTTTGAAGCATTCATCAACTGGAGGGTTTTTGTCACATTGTGGATGGAACTCAGTACTAGAGAGTGTGTCATGTGGGGTTCCAATTGTGGCCTGGCCTCTGTTTGCAGATCAAATGATGAATGCTGAAATTATTGCTAAAGATATTGGAATTGGAGTTAGATTGAATGTGACACAATCTGCAAATGTAGTTGGAAGTGAAGAGATAGCAAAAACAATATGTAAGATAATGGATAAGGAGGACATTGAAGGTTGTGCAATGAGGAAAAGGGTTAAGGAGCTTAAGCACATAGCAGAAAAAGCTTGGTCTCAAGATGGTCCTTCCTTTTGTGAAATGAGTCAAATGACAAATGCATTTGTGAGAATAAGTCAGAGTGTCAGACACATGGGGTGTGATCAGTGA
- the LOC107475626 gene encoding uncharacterized protein LOC107475626: MNNCYKGERWLCVEGVILKSMFNCSFILVCGTHDRDYKNHVWEELSFIAGLCQVSCCFLGDFNEIVREEERKGATGLTRSAEEFKNWIQDMSLVDLPLTDCKFTWFWGRSCSCIDRALLSLEWLEEFPETRLRGGPRGLSDHFPIIVENRNLTDDPRPFRSLGSWFFLRIVKEEWRSLGDKQFTNKLKVLTIPLGRWHKDNFREMDKKIAKFKEEIKRIDDMVSNGVYDGMMEARRTWLVTCCERWYVRKEVHWKQISRSRHAKDMDKNTRYFHNIASTRRRNNMIDTLVINGRRVMNPARIKITIRDFYKDLYHRERFPMLGFRDGLVEKIDEQDAVTIEVLPSTEEIREAVWDCESYKASGSDGYNMNFIKRCWGEIGAEFTAAVVGFFQMSKLLADSNII, translated from the coding sequence ATGAATAATTGCTATAAGGGGGAGAGGTGGTTGTGTGTTGAAGGAGTAATATTAAAGAGTATGTTCAATTGTTCTTTTATCCTGGTCTGTGGTACACATGATAGAGATTATAAGAATCATGTTTGGGAGGAGTTAAGCTTTATAGCTGGGTTATGTCAAGTTTCTTGTTGCTTTCTGGGAGACTTTAATGAAATAGTACGTGAGGAGGAACGAAAAGGTGCTACTGGTTTAACTCGGTCTGCGGAAGAATTCAAGAATTGGATACAAGATATGAGCTTAGTGGATCTACCGCTCACTGATTGTAAGTTTACATGGTTCTGGGGACGTTCTTGCAGTTGTATAGATAGAGCTCTGCTTAGCTTAGAGTGGTTAGAAGAGTTCCCTGAGACTCGGCTTCGAGGTGGGCCAAGGGGCTTGTCGGATCATTTCCCTATAATAGTTGAGAACAGGAATTTGACGGATGATCCAAGGCCGTTCAGAAGCCTAGGCTCGTGGTTTTTTCTCAGAATAGTAAAGGAGGAATGGAGAAGTCTAGGGGACAAACAGTTTACAAATAAATTGAAGGTTTTGACAATTCCGTTGGGGAGATGGCATAAGGACAATTTTAGAGAGATGGACAAGAAGATTGCAAAGTTTAAGGAAGAAATCAAGAGAATTGATGATATGGTAAGCAATGGAGTGTATGATGGAATGATGGAGGCTAGAAGAACATGGCTGGTTACTTGCTGTGAGAGATGGTATGTGAGAAAGGAAGTACATTGGAAACAGATATCTCGGTCTCGGCACGCAAAGGATATGGACAAAAATACAAGGTACTTCCACAATATAGCATCAACAAGAAGGCGGAATAATATGATTGATACACTGGTAATTAACGGCAGACGGGTCATGAATCCAGCTAGAATAAAGATTACTATTAGAGATTTCTACAAAGATTTATATCATCGAGAACGGTTTCCTATGCTGGGTTTTAGAGATGGTCTGGTGGAGAAGATAGATGAGCAAGACGCTGTGACTATAGAAGTACTGCCATCGACTGAGGAGATCCGAGAAGCTGTATGGGACTGTGAGTCTTATAAGGCATCAGGATCTGATGGGTACAACATGAATTTCATTAAGAGGTGCTGGGGGGAGATTGGGGCAGAATTCACGGCAGCCGTTGTGGGGTTCTTCCAGATGTCCAAGCTACTAGCGGATTCTAATATCATTTAG